One window of Cucurbita pepo subsp. pepo cultivar mu-cu-16 chromosome LG19, ASM280686v2, whole genome shotgun sequence genomic DNA carries:
- the LOC111781375 gene encoding uncharacterized protein LOC111781375, producing MEIGFRVRKFVVVSIRIYCRSVRNYPFLFGLLCLLILLYRSCPFLFSILVSASPVLICTAVLLGTLLSFGKPNIPEIETEEVASLKSGILDNATVLTKEDDSFTVERLDGIKVGNSYVESSEEDRKTSTLDEHADFLDFVPVIHERDYEIQFERGGVEEFEKNKVEEFGKNEVEKFGKNEVEKFGKNEVEELKKGEERELPIGSELEERREIFERDFDNKSSATDGEKAVEDQLLAAESLRNEIIEVEDRNISIEPVHKGDNLNLSLNDKDDSDENDYGSSGSESDRAESSSPDASMADIMPLLDELHPLLDLETLLPAHRLNEESDASSEQSRKSDGECVISDDEAENQGEEGSAVEHDDNDDDDDEGIDEEKEDESKSAIKWTEDDQKNLMDLGSLELERNQRLENLIARRKARNNVRMLAVKNLIDLDGFDIPVNVPPISTAKRNPFDLPYDSYNNIGLPPIPGSAPSILLPRRNPFDLPYDPNEEKPDLKSDDFEHKDIFRRHESFSVGDSSFAVPNLEQQNIRWKPYFIPEKTAAEGTSYARLERQFSEVSESKLSSVSDTESMSSIADQDDKKPDESQSFLETTAVSYLDPMASELGNGSWEDIGSEDYIQEHRDVHHEVIEITLGCTESRFESQSGSSETGAADTPVEINATEIHSKSLLIETDYSSNSSLSSLIEEVNETPSQAKKDEARPSSSRVKESSVETTSTSLPTALEEDANFKIACDVLDDNHNKESLYDSSPSAEGKDSEVHSEIEQDATSSLKDMHDASSELHAVDNNEQESREDSEVTVHLATNTMSHVDLDHLVRMADPIATSRDHLTTSATILVSQEQNKPTAMEEQVLLISSSSTFPSKLEQVEECSMNEKEDVRFEQDFVRALSVESHKESALQDLDIKIASSGSSSPNVTRKVMSSVTQFEQSWSDKPMVEPVIGHRDGFEERGSLSTDSAAEVNSENVAPKVHQDISTALSLVASDSSSSSSDHDFRPPYAARDKKDGIVDQVVFEDHGEVTKHLDYPTEVYDSHFSEKTIREEVDEIADIDEGLLLELDEVGDFSVNEVGEPVRNEKVIPEEAQAERPTEAKSDIPILEARTLDDMNLAFRQLHEGVDVEDVVLPSATESQLKKGAISETSLNLEVVEARSLGDIHVAALAQVSENNIVESSSSSEPAETEPNSSSNPTETKNEAKPETSSDFEAVVAKSPGDNHVALMQVSGKTMSELPTSSVSNDPSKESEQAGADSIIAIAPPSTTDAEKPKSMPVTQ from the exons ATGGAAATTGGTTTTCGTGTTAGGAAATTTGTAGTCGTTTCGATTCGAATTTACTGCCGATCAGttcgtaattatccatttCTCTTTGGTTTGCTGTGTCTTTTGATTCTTCTGTATAGATCAtgtccttttttgttttccattttggTGTCTGCGTCCCCTGTTTTGATTTGCACGGCTGTTCTTCTTGGAACTCTTCTGAGTTTTGGGAAACCTAATATTCCTGAAATCGAAACGGAGGAGGTAGCTTCTTTGAAATCTGGAATTTTGGATAATGCTACTGTTCTTACTAAGGAGGATGATAGTTTTACTGTAGAGAGACTTGATGGAATTAAAGTAGGGAATTCTTATGTGGAAAGTTCTGAAGAAGATAGGAAAACAAGTACGCTTGATGAACATGCTGATTTTCTTGACTTTGTTCCGGTGATCCACGAGCGCGATTACGAAATTCAATTCGAGAGGGGAGGAGTTGAGGAGTTCGAGAAGAACAAAGTTGAGGAGTTTGGGAAGAACGAAGTTGAGAAGTTCGGGAAGAACGAAGTTGAGAAGTTCGGGAAGAACGAAGTTGAGGAGTTAAAGAAGGGTGAAGAGAGGGAATTGCCTATTGGTTCGGAGTTGGAGGAGAGGAGAGAAATTTTCGAAAGGGATTTCGATAATAAAAGTTCGGCAACGGATGGTGAAAAAGCTGTTGAGGATCAGCTTTTGGCGGCCGAAAGCTTAAGAAATGAGATTATTGAAGTCGAAGATCGAAACATCTCAATAGAACCTGTTCATAAAGGAGATAATCTGAACTTATCACTCAATGATAAGGATGATAGTGATGAAAATGATTATGGTTCTTCGGGTTCTGAGTCTGATAGAGCGGAAAGTTCCTCACCCGATGCCTCAATGGCTGATATCATGCCGTTGCTGGATGAGTTACACCCGCTCTTGGACTTGGAAACTCTGCTACCTGCACATCGGTTGAATGAGGAGTCTGATGCTTCTTCAGAACAGTCTCGTAAAAGTGACGGTGAATGTGTGATATCGGATGATGAGGCTGAAAACCAGGGAGAAGAAGGCAGTGCTGTTGAGCATGACGACaatgacgacgacgacgacgaggGGATTGATGAAGAGAAAGAGGATGAGAGCAAATCCGCTATCAAGTGGACTGAGGATGATCAAAAGAATCTTATGGATTTGGGAAGTTTAGAGCTAGAAAGGAATCAGCGTTTGGAGAATCTCATAGCAAGGAGAAAAGCAAGAAACAACGTGAGAATGTTGGCTGTGAAGAATTTGATAGACTTGGATGGTTTCGATATTCCTGTAAACGTACCACCCATATCTACAGCTAAACGCAACCCGTTCGATCTCCCTTATGATTCATATAACAATATCGGATTACCACCAATTCCCGGATCTGCTCCATCCATTTTGTTGCCAAGACGTAACCCGTTTGATCTCCCATATGACCCGAACGAAGAAAAACCAGACCTCAAGAGTGACGATTTTGAACATAAAGATATATTCCGAAGACATGAAAGTTTCAGCGTGGGCGATTCCAGCTTTGCAGTTCCCAATCTAGAGCAGCAAAATATTAGATGGAAACCGTATTTCATACCCGAAAAAACAGCTGCCGAAGGAACGAGCTACGCTCGATTAGAAAGACAATTCAGTGAAGTCAGTGAATCAAAATTGAGTTCTGTTTCTGATACTGAATCAATGAGTTCCATTGCAGATCAGGATGACAAGAAGCCTGATGAATCACAATCTTTTCTGGAGACAACAGCAGTTTCCTACCTTGACCCAATGGCCAGTGAGCTTGGAAATGGGTCGTGGGAGGATATCGGCTCTGAAGATTACATACAAGAACACAGAGATGTTCATCATGAAGTGATCGAGATAACTTTGGGATGTACAGAGAGTCGTTTCGAAAGCCAATCTGGATCATCGGAAACTGGAGCTGCGGATACCCCAGTGGAGATTAATGCTACTGAAATTCACTCCAAAAGTTTATTAATTGAAACAGATTACAGCAGCAATTCTAGCCTGTCTTCATTAATAGAAGAAGTAAATGAAACACCATCTCAGGCAAAAAAAGATGAGGCGAGACCGAGTAGCTCTCGTGTAAAGGAATCTAGTGTCGAGACTACTAGCACATCATTGCCGACTGCCCTTGAAGAAGATGCAAACTTCAAGATTGCCTGTGACGTGCTGGATGACAATCACAATAAGGAGTCTCTTTATGATTCGAGCCCTTCAGCGGAAG GTAAGGACTCCGAGGTACATTCCGAAATCGAACAGGATGCCACTTCCAGTTTGAAAGATATGCATGATGCCTCCTCAGAGTTACATGCAGTTGATAACAATGAACAAGAGTCGAGAGAAGATTCCGAAGTTACCGTTCATTTGGCTACCAACACAATGAGTCATGTGGACCTCGATCACTTGGTTAGGATGGCTGATCCGATAGCTACTTCTCGTGATCATTTGACTACCAGTGCAACTATTCTTGTATCGCAGGAACAAAATAAACCTACAGCGATGGAAGAACAAGTCTTATTGATATCATCAAGTTCAACATTTCCATCTAAATTGGAGCAAGTGGAGGAGTGTTCAATGAATGAGAAAGAAGATGTTAGGTTTGAACAAGATTTTGTTCGGGCCTTGAGTGTCGAATCACACAAAGAGAGTGCCCTGCAAGATCTGGATATTAAAATTGCCTCTTCAGGTTCTAGTTCTCCGAATGTGACTCGCAAAGTTATGTCGTCTGTTACTCAATTCGAGCAGTCATGGTCAGACAAGCCAATGGTTGAACCTGTTATTGGTCACCGCGATGGTTTTGAG GAACGAGGTTCTTTATCGACGGATTCTGCTGCTGAAGTAAACTCTGAAAACGTAGCACCAAAAGTTCATCAAGACATTTCAACAGCTCTGTCTCTTGTAGCATCTGATtcctcatcatcttcatccGACCACGACTTCAGACCACCCTATGCTGCAAGGGATAAAAAAGATGGCATTGTTGATCAAGTTGTATTTGAGGATCATGGGGAGGTCACAAAGCATTTGGACTATCCAACAGAAGTATATGATTCTCATTTTTCGGAAAAGACGATTAGGGAAGAGGTCGATGAAATAGCAGATATTGATGAAGGGTTGCTATTAGAATTGGACGAAGTTGGGGATTTCAGCGTCAATGAAGTCGGAGAACCAGTCCGTAACGAAAAGGTAATACCAGAGGAAGCTCAAGCAGAGAGACCAACCGAAGCTAAATCAGATATACCAATTCTCGAAGCAAGAACTCTTGATGATATGAACTTAGCTTTTAGGCAACTCCATGAAGGAGTAGACGTGGAGGACGTCGTTCTTCCGAGTGCTACCGAAAGCCAACTCAAGAAAGGAGCCATATCCGAAACAAGTTTAAATTTGGAAGTCGTTGAAGCAAGATCTCTTGGAGATATTCATGTTGCTGCTTTGGCACAAGTATCAGAGAATAACATAGTTGAATCAAGTTCTAGTTCCGAACCCGCAGAAACTGAACCGAATTCTAGTTCCAATCCTACCGAAACTAAAAACGAAGCCAAACCCGAAACGAGTTCAGATTTTGAAGCCGTCGTAGCAAAATCTCCAGGAGACAATCATGTTGCATTGATGCAAGTCTCAGGGAAAACCATGAGTGAACTTCCAACAAGTTCTGTGTCAAATGATCCATCAAAGGAATCCGAACAAGCCGGAGCAGATTCTATTATTGCAATTGCCCCACCAAGCACGACGGATGCCGAAAAACCGAAGTCGATGCCGGTAACCCAGTAG